The Pseudohongiella acticola region AAACATCTGGGAACAACTACAACAGGAAGCCCGCGAACTGATCGGGCGTGAACCCCTGATGGCGAGTTACGTTTACGCCTGCGTGCTTAATCATAAAAGCCTGAGCTCCGCGCTCAGTTATCTGCTGGCGCACAAACTGGCAAACTATGTCATGTCAGCCGTCGCCATTCGCGAACTGATCGACACAGCCTTCAGAGAGTCACCGGGCATTGTTGATTTTGCTGCTTGCGATATCCAGGCGGTGTACGACAGGGACGCCGCCACCAGCGCGTTCTTACCGGTAATTCTGTACCTGAAAGGGTACCAGTCGATCCAGGTACACCGGGTTGCCCATTTTCTGTGGAATAAAGGCAGGCGCGATCTGGCACTCTACCTGCAGAGCCGCAATTCAGAAGTGTTCGGCGTCGATATCCATCCAGCCTGCGTCATGGGCAAGGGCATCATGTTTGACCATGCCACCGGTATCGTCATCGGTGAAACCACGATCATTGAGGACGATGTCTCCATTATGCAGTCGGTCACGCTGGGCGGAACCGGCAACGAGCAAGGCGATCGCCACCCCAAAATTCGCTCTGGTGTGCTGATCTCTGCGGGCGCAAAAGTGCTGGGCAATATCGAAGTCGGTCGCAGCGCCAAGGTCGGCGCAGGCAGTGTCGTGCTCAGGGATGTACCAGAGCACACCACGGTGGTTGGCGTCCCGGCTCACCAGATTGGCAGGCCCTGTCCCGACAATCCCTCGCACACCATGAATCAGCTGGTCGATAGCGACTGATTAAAGGTGCTCTTCAGCGTAAGCGGCCAATTCCGAGCGCGGCACACCCTGCAATTGCAGGTTGCCGCCCAGCGCAAAGTTCTTGAAACGCTCAGTGAGATAGGTCAGGCCGGAACTGGTCGGGCTGAGGTAGGGCGTGTCGATCTGTGCCAGGTTGCCCAGACAGACCACTTTGGATCCGGTGCCCGAGCGGGTCACAATAGTCTTGATCTGGTGAGGTGTCAGATTCTGCGATTCATCAATCAGGATCAGGCTGTGCTGAAAACTGCGGCCGCGAATATAGTTCAGAGACTTGAATTGAAGCGGCACTTTGGCCAGCACGTAATCTATACTGCCAGCCGCGTTCTCGTCATCCCAGTGTAACGCCTCAAGGTTGTCTGTTATGGCTCCCAGCCAGGGCTCCATTTTTTCAGCTTCGGTACCAGGCAAAAAACCTATATCTTCATCGAGGCCCTGAGTGCTGCGGGTCGCGATAATGCGGCGAAAGAGTTTGGTGTCCAGCGTCATTTCGATGGCAGCCGCCAGAGCCAGAATGGTTTTTCCGGAACCAGCGGACCCAGTGAGATTAACCAGATGCACGTCAGGGTCCAGCAACAGGTCCATGGCCATGGCCTGGAAAATGTCGCGAGGCTGCAGTCCCCAGGTCTCCCGCTGCATTAATCGCTCCCTGTCGAGATGGCGAAGGATGATATGCGTGTCGGTCAGGCGTGACACCCTACCCAGAAAGCCGGCAGCGTCAAAGAAGAACTGGTTCGGATAAACTTCCTGCTCTATTGCGCTTCGGGGAATCTGGTGAAAAGTCTCGCCGCCATGGGTCTGTTCTGTTTCAACAGCACTGATGTGATCCCAGAAACTGTCACCAAAATCGATATACCCTTTATTAAGGTGTGCGATATCGCTTAACAGCTGATCGGTCTGATAGTCCTCTGCATCAATGCCACATGCCCGGGCTTTGAGGCGCATGTTAATATCTTTGGTCACCAATGCCACGTGATGGGCAGGATGCTGTTGCTTGAGCAGCGCCACCGCGTTGAGAATTTTATTGTCGTTAAGATGTTCGGGAAGGATGCGATGAATCTGGGGAGTTTCCGTCATTAACACCGACAGCGTTCCCAACGTTGGCACCTGCTTGCCGCGATCGATGGGCACACCCTGCTCAACATCGACGGGCGTGGCCTTACCAAGGATACGATCGATTTCCCGTATGGCTTGCCGGCAGTCGGCGGCAACAGCGCCACGCCCGCTTTTCAGGTTATCGAGCTCTTCCAGCACGGTCATTGGAATGACAACCTGATGCTCGTCGAAATTCCAGATAGCAGAGGGGTCGTGGATGAGTACGTTGGTATCGAGGACGTAAAATATAGGGCTTAATGACACAAATAGCGGCTCTGTTTTATTTATTGCAACAAAGTTGACACTAAACTTTTATCATGACCGCAGTGTGACATGCGCTGGCAAACCTGTGCAAGCAGTTACTTGCAACAGGATTGCCAGCACATCAACCTACCAATTGAATCAACACCCCTGCAGCAACAGCCGAGCCGATTACACCGGCCACGTTGGGCCCCATGGCATGCATCAACAGGAAGTTGTGCGGGTTGGCTTCGGTGCCCAGTCGGTTGGCTACGCGCGCAGCCATTGGCACCGCAGAGACACCAGCGGCGCCAATCAGCGGATTGATTTGACTTTTAGACAGGAAATTCATCAGCTTTGCCATCAGGACACCGGCGGCCGTGCCGATTGAGAAGGCCACGATACCCAATCCCAGCACGCCCAATGTGCTGGGAACCAGGAACTGATCAGCAATCAGTTTCGAACCCACGGCCAGCCCCAGCATGATGGTGACAATATTGATCAGCGCGTTTTGTGCGGTCTTGGTCAACCGGTCGACCACACCGCACTCTTTCATCAGGTTACCAAAACAGAACATACCCAGCAGTGGTGCTGCGCTTGGTATGACCAGGGCGACCAGGATCAGGAGTACCAGCGGGAACAGGATCTTTTCACGCTGTGACACCACGCGCAGTTGCGACATTTCAATGCGTCGCTCTTTTTCTGTGGTCAGCGCCCGCATGATGGGCGGCTGAATCAGCGGCACCAGTGCCATGTATGAATAGGCTGACACGGCGATGGCGCCAAGCAGTTCGGGTGCCAGAATACCCGCCACATAAATAGCGGTTGGCCCATCCGCACCGCCAATAATGCCGATGGCGGCTGCCTGCTGCAAACTGAAGTCGAACCAGCCCAGATCGGTAAAAAACAGGGCACCGAGCACAGTGGCAAAAATACCAAACTGGGCAGCCGCGCCCAGCAACAGTGTTTTAGGATTCGCCAACAGCGGACCGAAATCGGTCATCGCGCCTACGCCCAGGAAGATCAGAAGCGGGAAAATGCCGGTTTCCAGTCCTATAGAGTAAAACTGGGCAAGCACGCCCTGCCCGACCGCAATATCGACACCGGGAATGTTCGCCAACATGCCACCAAAACCAATTGGCAGCAGCAACAGTGGCTCAAATTTCCGGGCAATCGCCAGGTAAATAAGACCCAGACTGACCAGAATCATGATCAGTTGTTTCATTTCAATCTGATACACGCCGGTGGCGTGCCAGAGTTCTATCAATTGATCCATGCTGTATTACTCCAGTGTCACCAGGGCGTCGCCTGCGCTAACGCTTTCACCCTCATCCACATGGACTGTGCGGACAACGCCGGCACGATTACAGCGGATCTCGGTTTCCATTTTCATGGCTTCGAGGACCAGCAATACATCGCCGTCTGCCACTTCTGAGCCTTCTGTCGCCACGATACGATAAACGCTGCCTGACAACGGCGCATTGATGTCATGCCCCTCGCCGCCACTCGGCGCTGAGCCGGTATCGGGTTTCCCGGCAGTGGAGGCTTCCTTCATCTCCGTTACATCACCGCCAGCGCTGACTTTAACGACATAGCTTTTGCCGTCCACTTCTACTGTGTAGACGCCGTTGTCTGCAACGGGCTTTCCACCCGCTGACGGCTCTCCACCCGCCGACGGCGCAGCCTGGTCGGCATCGGGGGCGGGCTCAAACGCATCGGGATTATGACGGTTCTGGAAAAATTTCAGCGCCGGTTGCGGAAACAGCGCGTAAGTCAATGTGTCATCAATATCATTTTCCAGTTTGAAACCTTTTTCACTGGCGATACCTGACAGCTCGTCTTTCAGTCGATCAAATTCGGGCTTCAGCAGGTCAGCGGGGCGACAGGTTACCGGATCATTGCCGTCCAACACCTTTTCACGAAGCTCGGCATTCACTGGAGCAGGCGTGGCGCCGTATTCTCCTTTCAGGACACCTTCTGTTTCCTTGGTAATATTCTTGTAGCGCTCACCGCCGAGGACATTCAGTACCGCCTGGGTTCCGACAATCTGTGAGGTAGGTGTCACCAGCGGAATAAAGCCCAGGTCCTCGCGGACTTTGGGTATCTCATCAAGCACTTCGTCA contains the following coding sequences:
- the cysE gene encoding serine O-acetyltransferase; protein product: MPENIWEQLQQEARELIGREPLMASYVYACVLNHKSLSSALSYLLAHKLANYVMSAVAIRELIDTAFRESPGIVDFAACDIQAVYDRDAATSAFLPVILYLKGYQSIQVHRVAHFLWNKGRRDLALYLQSRNSEVFGVDIHPACVMGKGIMFDHATGIVIGETTIIEDDVSIMQSVTLGGTGNEQGDRHPKIRSGVLISAGAKVLGNIEVGRSAKVGAGSVVLRDVPEHTTVVGVPAHQIGRPCPDNPSHTMNQLVDSD
- a CDS encoding PhoH family protein — its product is MSLSPIFYVLDTNVLIHDPSAIWNFDEHQVVIPMTVLEELDNLKSGRGAVAADCRQAIREIDRILGKATPVDVEQGVPIDRGKQVPTLGTLSVLMTETPQIHRILPEHLNDNKILNAVALLKQQHPAHHVALVTKDINMRLKARACGIDAEDYQTDQLLSDIAHLNKGYIDFGDSFWDHISAVETEQTHGGETFHQIPRSAIEQEVYPNQFFFDAAGFLGRVSRLTDTHIILRHLDRERLMQRETWGLQPRDIFQAMAMDLLLDPDVHLVNLTGSAGSGKTILALAAAIEMTLDTKLFRRIIATRSTQGLDEDIGFLPGTEAEKMEPWLGAITDNLEALHWDDENAAGSIDYVLAKVPLQFKSLNYIRGRSFQHSLILIDESQNLTPHQIKTIVTRSGTGSKVVCLGNLAQIDTPYLSPTSSGLTYLTERFKNFALGGNLQLQGVPRSELAAYAEEHL
- a CDS encoding sodium ion-translocating decarboxylase subunit beta, which gives rise to MDQLIELWHATGVYQIEMKQLIMILVSLGLIYLAIARKFEPLLLLPIGFGGMLANIPGVDIAVGQGVLAQFYSIGLETGIFPLLIFLGVGAMTDFGPLLANPKTLLLGAAAQFGIFATVLGALFFTDLGWFDFSLQQAAAIGIIGGADGPTAIYVAGILAPELLGAIAVSAYSYMALVPLIQPPIMRALTTEKERRIEMSQLRVVSQREKILFPLVLLILVALVIPSAAPLLGMFCFGNLMKECGVVDRLTKTAQNALINIVTIMLGLAVGSKLIADQFLVPSTLGVLGLGIVAFSIGTAAGVLMAKLMNFLSKSQINPLIGAAGVSAVPMAARVANRLGTEANPHNFLLMHAMGPNVAGVIGSAVAAGVLIQLVG